Proteins from a genomic interval of Cherax quadricarinatus isolate ZL_2023a chromosome 82, ASM3850222v1, whole genome shotgun sequence:
- the LOC128698309 gene encoding uncharacterized protein translates to MILPTHYPQTYLFHPYSASEMLTMSQDKRKGHLKMLTARKEQIRQNLKVTPATTTVLDNNNPIEMLDTNIFYTCENEATFSEDIDTFEEDQESVCEVSKKRKDVAKLSSGLLMKRRRMLPAKMYGNSSLFDAATSDVVQQVTSDVVQQVTSDVVQQVTSDVVQQVTSDVVQQVTSDVVQQVTSDVVQQVTSDVVQQVTSDVVQQGTSDVVQQGTSDVVQQVTSDVQQVTSDVVQQVTSDVQQVTSDVVQQGTSDVVQQGTSDVVQQVTSDVVQQVTSDVVQQVTSDVVQQVTSDVVQQVTSDVVQQITSDVVQQVTSDVVQQVTSDVVQQVTSDVVQQGTSEVVQQVTSNVVQQVTSDVVQQVTSDVQQVTSDVVQQGTSDVVQQGTSDVVQQGTSDVVQQGTSDVVQQGTSDVVQQGTSDVVQQGTSDVVQQGTSDVVQQGTSDVVQQGTSDVVQQGTSDMVQQGTSDVVQQGTSDVVQQGTSDVVQQVTSDVVQQVTSDVVQQVTSNVVQQVTSDVVQLVTADVVQQVTANMVQQVTADVVQQVTADVVQQVTSDMVQQVTSDVIQQISDVVQQVTSDVVQQVTSNVVQQVTSDVVQQVTSDVIQQVTSDVIQQVAPDVIQQVTSDVIQQVTSDVIQQVTSDVVQQVTSDVVQQVTSDVVQQVTSDVIQQVTSDVVQQVTSDVIQQVTSDVTNQATSLEIMNKSAENDSLIMTMYSNLLQIAKDNCYNCGSEEMIPDFVTRGQELFVTVSCNKCNIVTNAATHKLGEINRQTCLNIYAELLNGGGYQSFVKYNDLRENLHLKTFRKFTRFITERAVAECRKMLQESRDSVFAEYEKNGIRPADNGVLDVNVSFNVTWQSRDFYTKMGLCVVTEADTGLVLDYQTLTKYCNRCSNLHTLYNDKKITTEHFLLQRAKHEPVCKIFDASSSSDMEARAAEAIWGRSLTYNMRYLNLISEGDVTPYTVLNNMNNGLGPYFGPKVNEVEWVDHYAKRLKSRLIKLIEENHVVRDINGKKAKLFPMKGKGKLSDDNVDKLVSYFSRAIKESIGTNIETMRNAILASYFHCTSSNTEPNHNLCPTSKSSWCFYNKAIANYVEVPSHSTMKVVVHLKPAHHEQVLRVYKDLTEDDMMQRCLGENLVLHNENFQGRVWTCSPNGENRNELDLEAAQVTALPNEAVADNEGTSSSSTKFSVQSRTVHQNQVQRAYENLSEEDTMHHHLDGRTKNPSENFHQRVWTYCPEGQYRNKRSLDLAVAQVTAEYTCGYHGGNLDTSPGFQRNAHTHLFLSTQNSNIKDWQRIMLVCDRCEMRYVDETRCAVMCSSCVKEEGIRFSHLDNKCRSCGLIYCLDGECACPGCSFIPYGEFVCYKCELVMDNLLLHECNLGEEKGENLQYDVKISTPFNLQSEDITIEDPAPIFSVWTGLQNNKNNKNGIERANDHLGLSHPKRIATEFRKECEETMKNGSVSLNKLKHVSANSHRDDEEKPPKRVSRKLRSSHKSWSSSLTNLNRLLFILINDLYLHHGCLDAGEGPLIHGGCDAGEGLLIHSGCLDFGEGLLMHGGCLDAGEGLLIHDGCLDAGEGLLIHCGCLDAGEGPLDKNCCYPPLWINPDNLLSSMRSGTPKSLAYPHEL, encoded by the exons ATGATATTACCCACCCACTACCCTCAAACTTATTTATTTCACCCATATTCTGCCTCAGAGATGTTGACCATGTCCCAAGACAAGAGGAAGGGCCATTTGAAGATGCTCACTGCCAGAAAAGAACAAATAAGACAAAATCTCAAGGTTACACCAGCCACTACAACTGTCCTAGACAACAACAATCCTATTGAGATGCTGGACACTAATATATTTTACACATGTGAGAATGAAGCTACGTTTTCCGAAGACATTGACACCTTTGAAGAGGATcaggagagtgtgtgtgaagTGAGCAAGAAGAGGAAAGATGTTGCTAAACTCTCGTCTGGATTACTAATGAAAAGACGACGGATGTTACCAGCAAAAATGTATGGAAATTCTTCATTATTTGATGCTGCTACTAGTGATGTGGTCCAGCAAGTAACATCTGATGTGGTCCAGCAAGTAACTTCTGATGTGGTCCAGCAAGTAACATCTGATGTGGTCCAGCAAGTAACATCTGATGTGGTCCAGCAAGTAACATCTGATGTGGTCCAGCAAGTAACATCTGATGTGGTCCAGCAAGTAACATCTGATGTGGTCCAGCAAGTAACATCTGATGTGGTCCAGCAAGGAACATCTGATGTGGTCCAGCAAGGAACATCTGATGTGGTCCAGCAAGTAACATCTGATGTCCAGCAAGTAACATCTGATGTGGTCCAGCAAGTAACATCTGATGTCCAGCAAGTAACATCTGATGTGGTCCAGCAAGGAACATCTGATGTGGTCCAGCAAGGAACATCTGATGTGGTCCAGCAAGTAACATCTGATGTGGTCCAGCAAGTAACTTCTGATGTGGTCCAGCAAGTAACTTCTGATGTGGTCCAGCAAGTAACTTCTGATGTGGTCCAGCAAGTAACATCTGATGTGGTCCAGCAAATAACATCTGATGTGGTCCAGCAAGTAACATCTGATGTGGTCCAGCAAGTAACTTCTGATGTGGTCCAGCAAGTAACTTCTGATGTGGTCCAGCAAGGAACATCTGAGGTGGTCCAGCAAGTAACATCTAACGTGGTCCAGCAAGTAACTTCTGATGTGGTCCAGCAAGTAACATCTGATGTCCAGCAAGTAACATCTGATGTGGTCCAGCAAGGAACATCTGATGTGGTCCAGCAAGGAACATCTGATGTGGTCCAGCAAGGAACATCTGATGTGGTCCAGCAAGGAACTTCTGATGTGGTCCAGCAAGGAACATCTGATGTGGTCCAGCAAGGAACATCTGATGTGGTCCAGCAAGGAACATCTGATGTGGTCCAGCAAGGAACTTCTGATGTGGTCCAGCAAGGAACATCTGATGTGGTCCAGCAAGGAACATCAGATGTGGTCCAGCAAGGAACATCTGATATGGTCCAGCAAGGAACATCTGATGTGGTCCAGCAAGGAACATCTGATGTGGTCCAGCAAGGAACATCTGATGTGGTCCAGCAAGTAACATCTGATGTGGTCCAGCAAGTAACATCTGATGTGGTCCAGCAAGTAACATCTAACGTGGTCCAGCAAGTAACATCTGACGTGGTCCAGCTAGTAACAGCAGACGTGGTCCAGCAAGTAACAGCAAACATGGTCCAGCAAGTAACAGCTGATGTGGTCCAGCAAGTAACAGCTGATGTGGTCCAGCAAGTAACATCTGACATGGTCCAGCAAGTAACATCTGACGTGATCCAGCAAATATCTGACGTGGTCCAGCAAGTAACATCTGACGTGGTCCAGCAAGTAACATCTAACGTGGTCCAGCAAGTAACATCTGACGTGGTCCAGCAAGTAACATCTGACGTAATCCAGCAAGTAACATCTGACGTAATCCAGCAAGTAGCACCTGACGTAATCCAGCAAGTAACATCTGACGTAATCCAGCAAGTAACATCTGACGTAATCCAGCAAGTAACATCTGACGTGGTCCAGCAAGTAACATCTGACGTGGTCCAGCAAGTAACATCTGACGTGGTCCAGCAAGTAACATCTGACGTAATCCAGCAAGTAACATCTGACGTGGTCCAGCAAGTAACATCTGACGTAATCCAGCAAGTAACATCTGATGTGACCAATCAAGCAACATCACTAGAAATTATGAACAAGTCTGCAGAAAACGATTCATTAATCATGACGATGTACTCTAACTTGTTGCAAATAGCTAAAGATAATTGTTATAACTGTGGTTCAGAAGAGATGATTCCAGATTTTGTAACTCGTGGTCAAGAACTATTTGTAACTGTGTCTTGCAATAAATGCAACATTGTGACTAATGCTGCAACTCATAAACTCGGTGAAATAAATAGACAAACATGTTTAAATATTTACGCTGAACTTTTAAATGGTGGCGGCTACCAAAGTTTTGTGAAATATAATGATTTAAGGGAGAACCTTCATCTAAAAACCTTCAGAAAGTTTACACGATTCATTACTGAGAGAGCTGTTGCAGAGTGTAGGAAAATGTTGCAAGAAAGTCGTGACAGTGTGTTTGCCGAATATGAAAAAAATGGAATACGACCAGCCGATAATGGAGTACTAGATGTTAATGTGTCGTTTAATGTTACCTGGCAGAGTCGTGACTTTTACACAAAGATGGGATTATGTGTAGTAACTGAAGCAGATACTGGCCTCGTTCTTGACTATCAAACATTGACAAAGTATTGCAACCGTTGTTCAAACCTACATACCTTGTACAACGATAAGAAAATAACCACAGAGCATTTTTTGTTACAACGTGCAAAGCATGAACCAGTTTGTAAGATTTTTGATGCTAGTAGTTCAAGTGATATGGAAGCTAGAGCAGCTGAGGCGATATGGGGACGATCATTAACTTATAACATGCGATACTTGAATCTCATTAGTGAAGGTGATGTTACTCCATATACAGTACTTAACAATATGAACAATGGTCTAGGTCCTTATTTTGGTCCTAAAGTGAATGAAGTGGAGTGGGTGGACCACTATGCGAAAAGACTGAAAAGCCGTCTAATAAAATTGATTGAAGAAAATCATGTTGTCAGGGATATAAATGGGAAAAAAGCTAAGCTGTTTCCAATGAAGGGAAAAGGGAAACTttctgatgataatgttgacaagtTAGTTAGTTATTTTAGTCGAGCAATAAAGGAGTCCATTGGAACGAACATAGAAACGATGAGAAATGCCATCTTAGCAAGCTATTTTCACTGCACATCATCAAACACAGAGCCAAATCATAATTTATGTCCTACTTCAAAATCATCTTGGTGTTTCTACAATAAAGCCATTGCCAACTATGTAGAAGTACCCTCTCACAGCACTATGAAAGTTGTAGTACATTTAAAGCCAGCCCACCATGAACAAGTGTTAAGAGTTTACAAAGACTTGACCGAGGATGATATGATGCAACGTTGCTTAGGAGAAAATTTGGTTCTTCACAATGAAAATTTCCAAGGGAGAGTATGGACTTGCAGCCCCAACGGAGAAAACAGAAATGAACTAGATTTAGAAGCTGCACAAGTAACAGCACTACCAAATGAAGCTGTTGCTGACAATGAAGGAACATCCTCTAGCAGCACAAAGTTTTCTGTTCAGTCGAGGACTGTGCACCAAAACCAAGTACAAAGAGCTTACGAGAATTTGAGTGAAGAAGATACAATGCATCATCACCTAGACGGAAGAACCAAAAATCCCAGCGAGAATTTCCACCAGAGAGTATGGACTTACTGCCCAGAGGGACAATACAGAAACAAGAGGAGTCTAGATTTAGCAGTTGCACAAGTAACAGCAGAATATACATGTGGATATCATGGAGGCAACCTTGACACTTCACCTGGGTTTCAACGCAACGCTCATACACACCTGTTCCTAAGTACTCAGAACAGTAATATAAAAGACTGGCAAAG AATAATGCTGGTCTGCGACCGCTGTGAAATGAGGTACGTTGATGAGACAAGGTGTGCTGTCATGTGTTCATCGTGTGTTAAAGAAGAAGGAATCAGATTTTCTCATCTAGATAATAAATGTCGATCATGTGGGCTAATCTATTGTCTAGATG GAGAATGTGCGTGTCCAGGATGCTCTTTCATTCCTTATGGGGAGTTTGTGTGTTACAAATGTGAACTGGTGATGGACAATCTCTTGTTACATGAGTGTAACCTTG GTGAAGAGAAAGGAGAAAATTTACAGTATGATGTGAAAATATCCACTCCATTTAATCTTCAAAGTGAAGATATAACTATAGAAGACCCTGctcccatcttcagtgtttggactggcctacagaacaataaaaacaataaaaatggtATTGAAAGAGCAAATGATCATCTTGGCCTTTCTCACCCTAAGAGAATAGCAACTGAATTTAGAAAAGAATGCGAAGAAACTATGAAAAATGGAAGTGTGAGCTTGAATAAATTGAAACACGTTTCTGCCAACTCTCATAGAGATGATGAAGAAAAGCCACCCAAAAGAG TCAGCCGAAAATTAAGAAGCAGTCACAAGAGCTGGAGCTCATCTCTCACCAACTTAAACAG